In one window of Halomarina pelagica DNA:
- the gpmI gene encoding 2,3-bisphosphoglycerate-independent phosphoglycerate mutase, which translates to MKAALVILDGWGLGAGSGFVSEGGRDAVSAAGTPTFDRLREAGAFSTLETHGRWVGLPEGQMGNSEVGHLTIGAGRVVKQDAARINDAIESGDLAENAAIDEAFEYARERGGRVHFMGLVSDGGVHSIQAHLRALVDLAAERGIDAVTHAFTDGRDTPPKSGAGFLGELEARIEAAGTGDVATVCGRYYAMDRDRNWERTRRAYDAIVNRDAPFEATSAVEACEASYERGVTDEYVEPTLIEGGPALTDGDSVVFVNFRADRARQLVRMLADIRPEWAFETDPPEIHLTTMTEYDATFDLPVAFAPRQPEDTLGEVVAERGLTQARLAESEKYAHVTYFINGGREVAFDGESRRIVESPDVPTYDERPEMSAEELTDTAISIVRTEDPDLLVLNYANPDMVGHTGDFDAAVAAVEAVDEQLGRLVDALLDAGADVLVTADHGNADDMGTEDDPHTAHTLNPVPVVLLAPDGTDGGRAIREGAGLASISPTLLELMGIERPEAMTGESLVE; encoded by the coding sequence ATGAAAGCGGCGCTCGTCATCCTCGACGGCTGGGGTCTCGGCGCGGGAAGCGGTTTCGTCTCAGAGGGCGGCAGGGACGCGGTCTCGGCCGCCGGGACGCCCACCTTCGACCGCCTGCGCGAGGCCGGCGCGTTCTCCACGCTGGAGACCCACGGCCGATGGGTCGGCCTGCCCGAGGGCCAGATGGGCAACAGCGAGGTCGGCCACCTCACCATCGGCGCGGGACGCGTGGTGAAGCAGGACGCGGCGCGCATCAACGACGCCATCGAGAGCGGCGACCTCGCGGAGAACGCGGCGATCGACGAGGCGTTCGAGTACGCCCGGGAACGCGGCGGGCGCGTCCACTTCATGGGCCTCGTCAGCGACGGCGGCGTCCACTCGATCCAGGCACACCTCCGCGCGCTCGTCGACCTCGCCGCCGAGCGGGGGATCGACGCCGTTACCCACGCCTTCACCGACGGGCGAGACACCCCGCCGAAGAGCGGCGCGGGGTTCCTCGGCGAACTCGAGGCGCGGATCGAGGCCGCCGGTACGGGCGACGTGGCGACCGTCTGCGGGCGCTACTACGCGATGGATCGCGACCGGAACTGGGAGCGGACGCGGCGCGCCTACGACGCCATCGTGAACCGCGACGCGCCGTTCGAGGCGACGAGCGCCGTCGAGGCGTGCGAGGCGTCCTACGAGCGCGGCGTGACCGACGAGTACGTCGAGCCGACGCTGATCGAGGGCGGGCCCGCCCTGACCGACGGCGATTCGGTCGTCTTCGTCAACTTCCGGGCCGACCGCGCGCGCCAGCTCGTCCGCATGCTCGCCGACATCCGCCCCGAGTGGGCGTTCGAGACCGACCCTCCCGAGATCCACCTGACGACGATGACGGAGTACGACGCGACGTTCGACCTCCCGGTCGCCTTCGCGCCGCGCCAGCCCGAGGACACGCTCGGCGAGGTCGTCGCGGAGCGCGGCCTGACCCAGGCGCGCCTCGCCGAATCCGAGAAGTACGCCCACGTCACCTACTTCATCAACGGGGGGCGCGAGGTGGCGTTCGACGGCGAGAGCCGCCGGATCGTCGAGAGCCCCGACGTCCCCACCTACGACGAGCGCCCGGAGATGAGCGCCGAGGAGCTGACCGACACGGCGATCTCGATCGTCCGGACCGAGGACCCCGACCTCCTGGTCCTCAACTACGCCAACCCGGACATGGTGGGCCACACGGGGGACTTCGACGCCGCCGTGGCGGCCGTCGAGGCGGTGGACGAGCAGCTAGGCCGCCTGGTCGACGCCCTCCTCGACGCCGGGGCGGACGTGCTCGTCACCGCGGATCACGGCAACGCCGACGACATGGGGACCGAGGACGACCCCCACACGGCCCACACGCTCAACCCGGTGCCCGTCGTCCTGCTCGCGCCCGACGGGACCGACGGGGGGCGGGCGATCCGCGAGGGGGCCGGGCTCGCCTCGATCTCCCCCACGCTCCTCGAGCTGATGGGGATCGAGCGACCCGAGGCGATGACGGGCGAGTCGCTGGTGGAGTGA
- a CDS encoding Lrp/AsnC family transcriptional regulator produces MDERDIRLLKAIADLGTGSPERLHEETGIPVSTIHYRLNNLKDDGVIENDLYDVNLEKFGLGVTVLVEVLADYAGPYQEVGEKLLAVEGVTQAHFTMGETDFVVVARLTGSEMVERLISDFEAIEEVERTNSTYVISTLRDTHNALQSYSLETLIDELAEE; encoded by the coding sequence ATGGACGAGCGCGACATTCGGCTACTCAAGGCCATCGCCGACCTCGGCACCGGGAGTCCCGAGCGGCTCCACGAGGAGACGGGCATCCCGGTCTCGACGATCCACTACCGGTTGAACAACCTGAAGGACGACGGCGTCATCGAGAACGACCTCTACGACGTGAACCTGGAGAAGTTCGGCCTCGGTGTCACCGTCCTGGTGGAGGTGCTCGCCGACTACGCCGGGCCCTACCAGGAGGTAGGCGAGAAGCTGCTCGCGGTGGAGGGCGTCACGCAGGCGCACTTCACGATGGGCGAGACAGACTTCGTCGTCGTCGCGCGACTCACCGGGTCGGAGATGGTCGAGCGGCTCATCAGCGACTTCGAGGCCATCGAGGAGGTCGAACGGACCAACTCGACGTACGTCATCTCGACGCTCCGGGACACGCACAACGCCCTCCAGAGCTACAGCCTGGAGACGCTGATCGATGAGCTGGCGGAGGAGTGA
- a CDS encoding DMT family transporter: protein MISTRNWSFLPLNGVLFVILAAVWGTSFVAIEVGLEHFPPLLFAALRYAVAGAIVLGYATLTTDRWRPVTRDDWTAVGVVGAFVIAGYHGLLYLGELHVPGAIAAVIVSLSPVLTAVFASAFLADERLGPVEVAGLAFGLLGVVVVAAPDPAALVGSTLLGVALVFLGGACFALGSVLTRPIDSGLPLRSLEGWGMLVGAGLLFAAGDVRGESMAAIDWSAPAVASLAYLTIVSGVLAFLLYFDLLDRMGPTEINLVGYLEPVVAAVMSWLLLGHLIDGTTLLGFGIIFFGFALVKRDAVFTLAGGATDAVAGDGR, encoded by the coding sequence ATGATTTCGACACGGAATTGGAGCTTTCTACCACTGAATGGGGTGTTGTTCGTGATTCTGGCCGCCGTCTGGGGGACGTCGTTCGTCGCCATCGAGGTCGGCCTGGAGCACTTCCCGCCGCTCCTGTTCGCGGCGCTCCGCTACGCGGTCGCGGGCGCGATCGTCCTCGGGTACGCGACGCTGACTACCGACCGGTGGCGACCCGTCACGCGCGACGACTGGACCGCGGTGGGCGTGGTCGGCGCGTTCGTCATCGCGGGCTATCACGGCCTGCTCTACCTCGGGGAACTCCACGTCCCCGGCGCGATCGCGGCGGTGATCGTGAGCCTCTCGCCGGTGCTGACGGCGGTGTTCGCGAGCGCCTTCCTCGCGGACGAGCGGTTGGGTCCGGTCGAGGTGGCCGGCCTCGCCTTCGGATTGCTCGGCGTGGTCGTCGTCGCCGCGCCCGATCCGGCCGCGCTCGTCGGCTCGACCCTCCTCGGCGTCGCGCTCGTCTTCCTCGGCGGTGCGTGCTTCGCGCTCGGATCGGTACTCACCCGACCGATCGACTCGGGGTTGCCGCTCCGCTCGCTGGAGGGGTGGGGGATGCTCGTCGGGGCAGGTCTCCTGTTCGCGGCGGGCGACGTCCGCGGCGAGTCGATGGCCGCGATCGACTGGTCCGCCCCGGCGGTCGCCTCGCTCGCCTACCTCACGATCGTCTCCGGGGTCCTCGCGTTCCTGCTCTACTTCGACCTCCTCGACCGGATGGGACCGACGGAGATCAACCTCGTCGGGTACCTCGAACCCGTCGTCGCGGCGGTGATGAGCTGGCTGCTCCTCGGGCACCTGATCGACGGGACGACGCTCCTCGGCTTCGGGATCATCTTCTTCGGGTTCGCGCTCGTCAAGCGCGACGCCGTCTTCACGCTCGCCGGGGGCGCGACGGACGCGGTCGCGGGGGACGGTCGGTGA
- a CDS encoding amidohydrolase, which yields MTAPADLVLTNAAVHTLAEPDEVHEAVAVRDGRVVRVDSAYEVRFLEGADTRVIDLDGGVVLPGFVDAHTHLPMVGRSLVHADLSAAGSPAEAISLLRESADDGDAEGPILGYGYDESAWEEARYLTREDLNAVSAERPVVAFREDMHTASLNSVALSRFVGEMPDGDVRREGGEPTGVVVEEAVDVLYAAVEPDAEGMRRLIEAARDRAHELGVTGIHDMVRKSAAPAVYRDLDAEGALDLRVRINYWSDHLDSLVDLGERTNFGSDLVRTGAVKSFTDGSFGARTAKLSEPYRGTEEDGQWVVPSEELDELVARADGAGLQFTAHAIGDDAIEAVLDAYAESAGRRGRAPGTGTGSADARHRVEHAELLRDDLIERLADLGVVASVQPNFLKWAREGGLYEDRLGRERARETNRYRDLLDAGVPLAFGSDCMPMDPLFGVQQAVTAPDERQRLTVTEALRAYTSGAAYAGFDEHRLGTIEVGKRADLTVLARSPWEVDPSAIADVEVTHTVVDGRVVYEREN from the coding sequence ATGACAGCGCCAGCGGATCTCGTGCTGACGAACGCGGCGGTCCACACGCTCGCCGAACCCGACGAGGTCCACGAGGCGGTCGCGGTGCGCGACGGTCGCGTCGTCCGCGTGGACTCGGCCTACGAAGTGAGGTTCCTCGAAGGGGCGGACACGAGGGTGATCGACCTCGACGGCGGGGTCGTCCTCCCGGGGTTCGTCGACGCGCACACCCACCTGCCGATGGTCGGACGGTCGCTGGTCCACGCCGACCTCTCCGCCGCCGGCTCCCCGGCAGAGGCGATCTCGCTCCTCCGCGAGTCGGCCGACGACGGGGACGCGGAGGGGCCGATCCTCGGGTACGGCTACGACGAGAGCGCGTGGGAGGAGGCGCGCTACCTCACCCGCGAGGACCTGAACGCGGTGAGCGCCGAGCGCCCGGTCGTCGCCTTCCGCGAGGACATGCACACGGCGAGCCTGAATTCCGTGGCCCTCTCCCGGTTCGTCGGGGAGATGCCCGACGGCGACGTGCGCCGGGAGGGGGGCGAGCCGACCGGCGTCGTCGTCGAGGAGGCGGTGGACGTGCTCTACGCCGCCGTTGAACCCGACGCCGAGGGCATGCGCCGCCTGATCGAGGCGGCGCGCGACCGGGCGCACGAACTGGGCGTCACCGGAATCCACGACATGGTGCGGAAGTCGGCCGCGCCCGCCGTCTACCGCGACCTCGACGCCGAGGGGGCGCTCGACCTCCGGGTGCGGATCAACTACTGGAGCGACCACCTCGACTCGCTGGTCGACCTCGGCGAGCGGACGAACTTCGGGAGCGACCTCGTGCGCACGGGCGCGGTCAAGAGCTTCACCGACGGGAGCTTCGGCGCGCGGACGGCGAAGCTCTCAGAACCGTATCGAGGAACCGAGGAGGACGGCCAGTGGGTCGTCCCGTCCGAGGAACTGGACGAACTCGTCGCGCGCGCTGACGGGGCGGGACTGCAGTTCACGGCCCACGCCATCGGCGACGACGCCATCGAGGCCGTGCTCGACGCCTACGCGGAGAGCGCGGGACGGCGCGGGCGCGCACCTGGAACGGGCACGGGATCGGCGGACGCGCGCCATCGCGTCGAGCACGCCGAACTCCTGCGCGACGACCTGATCGAGCGCCTCGCGGACCTCGGCGTCGTCGCCTCCGTCCAGCCGAACTTCCTCAAGTGGGCGCGCGAGGGGGGCCTCTACGAGGACCGCCTCGGCCGCGAGCGGGCGCGGGAGACGAACCGGTACCGCGACCTGCTCGACGCGGGGGTCCCGCTCGCCTTCGGGAGCGACTGCATGCCGATGGACCCCCTGTTCGGCGTCCAGCAGGCGGTCACCGCGCCCGACGAGCGCCAGCGCCTCACCGTCACCGAGGCGCTGCGGGCGTACACGAGCGGTGCGGCCTACGCGGGCTTCGACGAGCACCGGCTCGGCACGATCGAGGTCGGCAAGCGCGCCGACCTCACCGTGCTGGCGCGGTCGCCGTGGGAAGTCGATCCGTCGGCCATCGCCGACGTCGAGGTGACCCACACCGTCGTCGACGGGCGCGTCGTGTACGAGCGGGAGAACTGA
- a CDS encoding DUF7113 family protein, whose translation MLLIRGHGGGTALTGTLFERGERAPNFRGAPDEDAPYVWVCDAFYQVESGGQVQRIDGRDVRVAFEAPTPHGFDTREQAVAAAKEHLRTQFARVGVPESDVEIEVITVDPDERP comes from the coding sequence ATGCTCCTCATCCGTGGTCACGGCGGCGGCACCGCGCTCACCGGAACCCTGTTCGAGCGCGGCGAGCGCGCGCCGAACTTTCGGGGCGCGCCCGACGAGGACGCCCCCTACGTCTGGGTCTGCGACGCGTTCTACCAGGTCGAGAGCGGCGGGCAGGTACAGCGCATCGACGGGCGGGACGTGCGCGTCGCCTTCGAGGCACCGACCCCCCACGGGTTCGACACCCGCGAGCAGGCCGTCGCCGCCGCCAAGGAGCACCTCCGGACCCAGTTCGCGCGCGTCGGCGTCCCCGAGTCCGACGTCGAGATCGAGGTCATCACGGTCGACCCCGACGAGCGACCGTAG
- a CDS encoding outer membrane protein assembly factor BamB family protein, with protein sequence MPSTRRGFLAACAVTTLAGCGALADGERDPPITCGPSEYDWPTFGHDPSRTSALGGRDLPPDDAPVRRLSHTGTTPDGGGSVDGGPVVDGGVAFVAGDVRVEARDAESGDRLWAFEDVDDGVGTSPALACGALYVSTLNRTFALDAATGERLWGGADVGVAGFDDTASPTVRDGTLFVPAAGVVAALDAETGETRWTAPVDGGLAGVAVGDRAYAAAHTNDGGHLVAITPSGERWWRTDDLGELYTAPAVAGGTVYATSKRGRLSAVATADGSVRWTQRIADGVYEPPAVADGRAFVSAGNGRFARALDAETGESLWRAETGPSASTPVVLGDEVLLGSANRGVFLLDAATGEVRRRIADERVGSVGSQPVVADGRLYYRLATNSDVYVMG encoded by the coding sequence ATGCCCTCCACTCGCCGCGGCTTCCTCGCAGCGTGCGCCGTAACGACGCTCGCGGGCTGTGGCGCGCTCGCTGACGGCGAGCGCGACCCGCCGATCACCTGCGGACCCTCGGAGTACGACTGGCCGACGTTCGGTCACGACCCGTCTCGGACGAGCGCGCTCGGTGGGCGCGACCTCCCGCCGGACGACGCGCCGGTTCGCCGCCTCTCGCACACCGGGACGACACCGGACGGGGGCGGGAGCGTCGACGGCGGTCCGGTCGTCGACGGCGGCGTCGCGTTCGTCGCGGGTGACGTACGCGTCGAGGCGCGGGACGCGGAATCCGGCGACCGCCTCTGGGCGTTCGAGGACGTGGACGACGGCGTCGGGACGAGCCCCGCCCTCGCCTGCGGCGCGCTCTACGTGAGCACGCTGAACCGGACGTTCGCGCTCGACGCCGCCACCGGCGAACGGCTGTGGGGTGGTGCGGACGTCGGCGTCGCCGGCTTCGACGACACCGCGTCGCCGACGGTCCGCGACGGAACCCTGTTCGTCCCGGCCGCCGGCGTCGTCGCCGCGCTCGACGCGGAGACCGGGGAGACGCGCTGGACCGCCCCGGTCGACGGCGGCCTCGCCGGGGTGGCCGTCGGGGACCGGGCGTACGCCGCGGCCCACACGAACGACGGCGGGCACCTCGTCGCGATCACGCCGAGTGGCGAGCGATGGTGGCGAACCGACGACCTCGGGGAGCTGTACACCGCCCCGGCGGTCGCCGGGGGGACCGTCTACGCCACCTCGAAGCGCGGTCGCCTCTCCGCGGTCGCGACGGCCGACGGGAGCGTCCGCTGGACCCAACGCATCGCCGACGGGGTGTACGAACCGCCGGCAGTCGCCGACGGCCGAGCGTTCGTGTCGGCCGGAAACGGCCGGTTCGCGCGCGCACTCGACGCCGAGACGGGCGAGTCCCTCTGGCGGGCGGAGACGGGGCCGAGCGCTTCCACGCCGGTCGTTCTCGGTGACGAGGTTCTCCTCGGGAGCGCGAATCGAGGGGTCTTCCTGCTCGACGCGGCGACCGGCGAGGTCCGTCGGCGGATCGCGGACGAGCGCGTCGGGAGCGTCGGATCCCAGCCCGTCGTCGCCGACGGGCGGCTCTACTACCGCCTGGCGACGAACTCGGACGTGTACGTGATGGGCTAA
- a CDS encoding beta-galactosidase, producing MTDPHRAADDPTTTPTATPTATTPRTGVCYFPEHWPRERWAEDAAQMADAGLTYVRMAEFSWARLEPERGAFDFGWLDGAIDALAAEGLSVVLCTPTATPPKWLVDERPEILQEEPDGTVRGFGGRRHYCFNSPAYREETERIVTRLAERYADQEAVVGWQTDNEYGCHRTVRCYCDDCARAFREWLRERYGDADGLNEAWGTTFWSQRHASLSEVDPPRHAPAEHHPSRLLDYARFASDSVVAYDRLQADCLRAANPDWFVTHNFMGDFPTLDAHAVSEDLDVVAWDSYPTGFVQDRRPGEATEAELRAGDPDQVGLNHDLYRGAKRAPFWVMEQQPGDVNWPPYAPQPADGAVRLWTHHAVAHGASVVSYFRWRRCLEGQEQYHAGLRKRDGSPDRAYGEASRAAEELSALDLAPVDAPVALLHDYDALWALDAQPHAPTFDYWAYLRSYYRALRARGVQVDVIHPGTSLDGYAAVVAPALHLVDGSDADRLGTYVRDGGHLLLGARSGVKDPANKLHAAPAPGPLADLVGATVERHESLPERLDTVVTYRGERYDYRTWAEWLEATEASVTAEHATGIAAGNPAAVERRAGDGSVAYCGVWPGADLADALVADLLDRAGVDCAARAPDGVRLAARDGHTWVTNFSDRPVRATAPDDAEWAIGGETVPAYGVSVVRTAPSTLSVTRE from the coding sequence GTGACGGACCCCCACCGCGCCGCGGACGATCCGACGACGACCCCGACGGCGACCCCGACGGCGACGACGCCCCGGACGGGCGTCTGCTACTTCCCCGAGCACTGGCCGCGCGAGCGGTGGGCCGAGGACGCGGCGCAGATGGCCGACGCCGGCCTCACCTACGTCCGCATGGCCGAGTTCTCGTGGGCGCGCCTCGAACCCGAACGCGGGGCGTTCGACTTCGGATGGCTGGACGGAGCCATCGACGCGCTCGCGGCCGAGGGGCTGTCGGTCGTGCTCTGCACGCCGACCGCGACGCCGCCGAAGTGGCTCGTCGACGAACGTCCCGAGATCCTGCAGGAGGAGCCGGACGGGACCGTCCGCGGGTTCGGCGGGCGTCGACACTACTGCTTCAACTCGCCGGCCTACCGCGAGGAAACCGAGCGGATCGTGACGCGGCTGGCAGAGCGCTACGCCGACCAGGAGGCGGTTGTCGGCTGGCAGACCGACAACGAGTACGGCTGTCACCGGACGGTGCGCTGTTACTGCGACGACTGCGCCCGCGCATTCCGCGAGTGGCTCCGCGAGCGGTACGGCGACGCTGACGGCCTCAACGAGGCCTGGGGGACGACCTTCTGGAGCCAGCGTCACGCGAGCCTGTCTGAGGTCGATCCGCCGCGCCACGCGCCCGCGGAGCACCACCCCTCGCGCCTGCTCGACTACGCCCGGTTCGCGAGCGACAGCGTGGTCGCGTACGACCGCCTGCAGGCCGACTGCCTGCGGGCCGCGAACCCCGACTGGTTCGTGACGCACAACTTCATGGGCGACTTCCCGACGCTCGACGCCCACGCGGTGAGCGAGGATCTCGACGTCGTCGCGTGGGACTCCTACCCGACGGGGTTCGTCCAGGACCGAAGACCCGGTGAGGCGACCGAGGCCGAACTGCGCGCGGGCGACCCCGACCAGGTGGGGTTGAACCACGACCTCTACCGTGGGGCGAAGCGCGCGCCGTTCTGGGTGATGGAGCAGCAACCCGGCGACGTCAACTGGCCGCCGTACGCCCCCCAGCCGGCCGACGGCGCGGTGCGGCTGTGGACCCACCACGCGGTCGCCCACGGCGCGAGCGTCGTCTCGTACTTCCGATGGCGGCGTTGCCTGGAGGGCCAGGAGCAGTACCACGCCGGCCTGCGGAAGCGCGACGGGAGCCCGGACCGGGCGTACGGCGAGGCCTCGCGGGCGGCCGAGGAACTCTCGGCCCTCGACCTCGCGCCGGTCGACGCGCCGGTCGCGCTCCTGCACGACTACGACGCGCTGTGGGCGCTCGACGCCCAGCCCCACGCCCCGACGTTCGACTACTGGGCCTACCTCAGGTCGTACTACCGCGCGCTCCGCGCCCGCGGCGTGCAGGTCGACGTGATCCACCCCGGGACGTCCCTCGACGGCTACGCCGCCGTCGTCGCGCCCGCGCTCCACCTCGTCGACGGGAGCGACGCCGATCGCCTCGGAACGTACGTCCGAGACGGCGGGCACCTGCTGCTCGGCGCGCGCTCGGGCGTCAAGGACCCCGCGAACAAGCTCCACGCCGCCCCCGCACCGGGGCCGCTCGCCGACCTCGTCGGCGCGACCGTCGAGCGCCACGAGAGCCTCCCGGAGCGCCTCGACACCGTCGTCACCTACCGCGGGGAGCGGTACGACTACCGCACGTGGGCGGAGTGGCTGGAGGCGACCGAGGCGTCGGTGACGGCCGAGCACGCCACCGGCATCGCCGCCGGAAACCCCGCCGCCGTCGAGCGGCGCGCCGGCGACGGGTCGGTCGCCTACTGCGGCGTCTGGCCGGGCGCGGACCTCGCGGACGCGCTGGTCGCCGACCTGCTCGACCGCGCCGGCGTCGACTGCGCGGCCCGCGCCCCGGACGGCGTGCGCCTCGCGGCGCGCGACGGCCACACGTGGGTGACGAACTTCTCCGACCGGCCCGTCCGCGCGACCGCCCCCGACGACGCCGAGTGGGCGATCGGCGGCGAGACGGTCCCGGCGTACGGCGTGAGCGTCGTTCGGACGGCCCCCTCGACCCTGTCGGTGACGCGGGAGTGA
- a CDS encoding formate/nitrite transporter family protein — MSQTQTETTSADARKFRNVLRQQIESAIREMRRSAGALAFSGLAAGLNVSFGALFMAVALTFSPGFESDLVKQFVLANASAVGFLLVMLGQTELFTAHTTMAWLPVFGGHADLRGLGRLWLVIYVANLVGCALFAGLIALVGPPLSIVDPAAFGALANALLPYSGPTILLSGVVAGWLMGLATWLAAASRDTVGEIVAVWVVTAGIGFAPFHHALLGTTEVLGAMFLGQGVTLAEFGHFLLWTTIGNVVGGTVFVALLNYGQIAYGDTPDEVDVESID, encoded by the coding sequence ATGAGTCAGACGCAGACCGAGACGACGTCCGCCGACGCGCGCAAGTTCAGAAACGTCCTGCGACAGCAGATAGAGAGCGCCATCAGGGAGATGCGCCGGTCGGCGGGCGCGCTCGCCTTCTCCGGACTCGCAGCCGGGCTCAACGTGAGCTTCGGGGCGCTGTTCATGGCCGTCGCGCTCACCTTCTCACCGGGGTTCGAGTCTGACCTCGTGAAGCAGTTCGTCCTCGCGAACGCCTCCGCCGTCGGCTTCCTGCTCGTGATGCTCGGACAGACGGAGCTGTTCACCGCGCACACGACGATGGCGTGGCTCCCCGTGTTCGGCGGCCACGCCGACCTGCGGGGACTCGGCCGCCTCTGGCTGGTCATCTACGTCGCGAACCTGGTCGGCTGCGCGCTCTTCGCGGGGCTGATCGCGCTGGTGGGGCCGCCGCTGTCGATCGTCGACCCGGCCGCGTTCGGGGCGCTCGCGAACGCTCTCCTGCCCTACTCGGGGCCGACGATCCTGCTGAGCGGCGTCGTCGCCGGCTGGCTCATGGGCCTCGCCACGTGGCTCGCGGCCGCCAGCCGCGACACCGTCGGCGAGATCGTCGCGGTGTGGGTCGTCACCGCGGGCATCGGCTTCGCCCCGTTTCACCACGCCCTCCTCGGGACGACCGAGGTGCTCGGCGCGATGTTCCTCGGCCAGGGCGTCACGCTCGCGGAGTTCGGCCACTTCCTGCTGTGGACGACGATCGGGAACGTCGTCGGCGGGACGGTCTTCGTCGCGCTGCTCAACTACGGGCAGATCGCCTACGGCGACACCCCCGACGAGGTGGACGTGGAGTCGATCGACTGA
- a CDS encoding DNA double-strand break repair nuclease NurA, producing MTLDPVHFDGIARLARRIRQDVDTSDHRDLAETVWRDWLDPLREGGDVIVEPIGERRRRMVDVTEVALQDDPFPTQHGLDSGTINPTTFKNGLVLDVAHAAMSAVPSDLDLHRGRTVVMTVHSNDATTSLTDDWEVDDGGYVRQRVLHAPRVSRYEAAVVHELALYLAESEHACTNADVVDDLLLMDGPIYPKGLLNWTNRQPELADLLAEDERPRDVVENYLRLVERFVARDVPLAGFVKTPVSRSITRTVRRGAGNAPWVNDAAFFSQVLERREEVDGEWERRTDALTFTNWFVSRGGADRALSTLGDAFGLERELDPADYEVTFCVVYDPRTDVVYRVEAPAAFTRDEDRRERLLLQVLKGVAVERGPPKAVAKADSLARIGRTETTAIQEALERAFETERDTDYDAERWGVNAFGYGGAD from the coding sequence ATGACCCTGGACCCGGTGCACTTCGACGGCATCGCGCGGCTCGCCCGGCGCATCCGACAGGACGTCGACACGAGCGACCACCGGGACCTCGCCGAGACGGTCTGGCGCGACTGGCTCGACCCGCTGCGCGAGGGCGGCGACGTCATCGTCGAACCGATCGGCGAGCGGCGACGGCGGATGGTCGACGTGACCGAGGTCGCCCTCCAGGACGACCCGTTCCCGACCCAGCACGGGCTGGATTCGGGGACGATCAACCCGACGACGTTCAAGAACGGGCTCGTGCTCGACGTGGCGCACGCGGCGATGAGCGCCGTCCCCTCGGATCTCGACCTCCACCGGGGGCGGACGGTGGTGATGACCGTCCACTCGAACGACGCGACGACCTCGCTGACCGACGACTGGGAGGTGGACGACGGCGGCTACGTGCGCCAGCGCGTCCTCCACGCGCCCCGAGTGAGCCGGTACGAGGCCGCGGTGGTCCACGAACTGGCGCTCTACCTCGCCGAGAGCGAGCACGCCTGCACCAACGCCGACGTGGTCGACGACCTGCTGCTCATGGACGGCCCGATCTACCCGAAGGGGCTGCTCAACTGGACGAACCGCCAGCCGGAACTCGCCGACCTGCTCGCGGAGGACGAGCGCCCGCGCGACGTCGTGGAGAACTACCTCCGGCTGGTCGAACGGTTCGTCGCGCGCGACGTCCCCCTCGCGGGGTTCGTGAAGACGCCCGTCTCGCGCTCGATCACGCGCACCGTGCGCCGGGGGGCGGGCAACGCGCCGTGGGTGAACGACGCGGCGTTCTTCTCGCAGGTGCTCGAACGACGCGAGGAGGTGGACGGCGAGTGGGAGCGACGGACCGACGCGCTCACGTTCACCAACTGGTTCGTCTCCCGGGGCGGGGCGGACCGGGCGCTCTCGACGCTCGGCGACGCGTTCGGGCTGGAGCGGGAACTCGACCCCGCCGACTACGAGGTGACGTTCTGCGTCGTCTACGATCCCCGCACGGACGTCGTCTACCGGGTCGAGGCCCCGGCGGCGTTCACCCGCGACGAGGACCGCCGCGAGCGGCTGCTGCTGCAGGTGTTGAAGGGCGTGGCCGTCGAGCGCGGCCCGCCGAAGGCCGTCGCGAAGGCGGACAGCCTCGCGCGGATCGGGCGCACGGAGACGACCGCGATCCAGGAGGCGCTCGAACGCGCGTTCGAGACCGAGCGCGACACCGACTACGACGCCGAGCGCTGGGGCGTGAACGCGTTCGGCTACGGCGGCGCGGACTGA